In Bradyrhizobium sp. 200, the sequence TCCAACATCAACGGCGCGGCGCAGTCGATCGCCGGCATCGTCAACGAGCGCGGCAACGTGCTCGGCATGATGCCGCATCCGGAAAACCACGTCGAAGACATCATGGGCTGCACCGACGGCCGCGGCCTGTTCGCGGGCCTCGCCGCGCATCTGAAAAAAGCGGCGTGAAGTCGTAGCGTTTTCAAGCGAAGTGGGGCCGGTTCGCGTGAAGAAAACGCATCAAAATAGGGGCTTTGCAGCGGCCGCGCTTGCGGCATTGCTGATAACGACCGCCGCGCACGCGCAGGACTATCCCAAGCGTCCCGTTACCATGATCGTGCCGTTCGCGGCCGGCGGCACCTCCGACGTGATCGCGCGCGTGGTCGCCGAAGAGATGACCAAGTCGCTCGGGCAGCCGATCGTGATCGAGAATGTCGCGGGCGCCGGCGGCTCGACCGCGCTGGCGCGCGCCGCGCGCGCGGAAGCGGACGGCTACACCATCGCGATCGGCAATGCCGGCACGAGTGCGGCGAGCTACACGATCTATCCAAAACTGCCGTTCACGCCGGAATCCTTTGTGCCGATTGCAGTCGTTGCGAAGACCTTCGGCATCGTGGCGCTGCGCAAGGATTTTCCGGCGAAGAACCTGCAGGATTTCATCGCCTATGCGAAGAAGAATCCCGGCAAGGTCAATCTCGGCCATGCCGGCGTAGGCTCATCGAATTACCTGATCTGCAAGAGCTTTGTGCAGGCCGCCGGCATCGACGCGACGCTGGTCGGCTATCGCGGCGCCGCGCCGGCGCTGACGGATGCGATCGGCGGCCAGATCGACGGCGTCTGCGATTCGGCCGCCTCGGTGTCGCAGGCGATCGATGACAAGCTGGTGAAGGGCGTCGTCGTCGGCTCGACCGTGCGGCTTGCGACCTTGCCCGATCTGCCGACGTCTGCAGAAGCCGGTCTTCCGGATTTCGAAGCGCAGGGCTGGAACGGCCTGTTCGCGCCAAAGGGCACGCCGCCTGCGGTCATCGCGAAACTGAACGCCGCCGCCAAGGCCGCCGTCGAGAACGAAGCCGTGAAGAAGCGCTTTCACGATCTCTCCACCGTGGCGCCTGACGCCAACGAGCACGCGAGCGAAATGCTCGGCCAACTGGTGACACGCGACGTCGAGAAATATCGCAAGTTGCTGGAAGAGAAGAAATAGCGCTCATCAATGATACGCATGAAAAAGCCCCGCAGTGCGGGGCTTTTTGTTATCGGCCGGCAGGCGAGCCGGGCCCGGCCGGCGCCAGCGTCGAGCCGCTGGGCGAGGGGTTGATCAGACTGTTCCCCGACGGGTTCAGCCCGCTGTTCCGTGCGGCCGCGGCACTGCCGGCATTGTTGGTCATGCCGGTGCTGGAGTCAGTACCCGTTGCGTTGCCGGTGGTCGTTCCGCCAGTGGAAGATCCGGTCGTCGTGCTGCTCGGAGCCGCGCTGCTCGGAGCCGCGCTGCTCGGAGCCGCGCCACTCGTAGCCGCGCCACCCGTGGCCGTACTTCCGCCTGTGGAGCCGCCACTCGACTGCGCGAACGCGTATGTGCCCGTGAATGCCAACGCTGTCGCCAATCCCAATGTTGCAAGTTTCATGATTGCTCCTTTTCTTGCGGCGTTGGAGGGCAAACGAGGGCGGCCGGCTCGCGTTCCCGTCTGCCATTCACAGTTGATTGCTGTTCCCGGAGATTTTCACTGGCCACAATTTGGCAATCGTAACGACACACTGGCGGCTCCGCATGGCAGCGCCAGGCGTCGCCAGTCGATATTTCACACGCCCGTCACAACTGAAGACGTTCGATTGAACCTGCCGCGCTATCAAGGTCACCAAGGATCGTTCGTAAAAGTGGCTGGCCTGAAACTTGCTCGTATCTCCTGATCCCAAACGCGGATTTTCCGATCGTCGGATGGAGATAGACCATGCCTATTCGCAAGGCTTCCTGCACGGTCAAGGCTTCCTGTACGGCTGCGCTGTTGGCCGCGCTCCTGTCGTCCCATTCGGCGACGGCTGAAACCACGCTGCGCATCGCCATGACGGCGTCCGACATTCCCACTGCGACCGGGCTGCCGAACAATGGTTTCGAGGGAATGCGCTTCCTCGGCTATCCGATCTTCGAAGGATTGGTGCTTTGGGACCTGACCAGGACAGACCGGCTGGCGACCTTGCGTCCCGGGCTTGCGGAGAAGTGGGAGCAGGACCCCGGCGACAACAAGACCTGGATTTTCCATCTGCGCCAGGGCGTCAAATTCCACGACGGCACCGATTTCAATGCCGACGCCGTGATCTGGAATCTTGACCGTTATTTCAACAGCGAGAGCCCGCAATTTGAGCCGCCGAGTTCGGCAATTTCGCGGTCGCGCGTTCCCGTGATGGGCAGCTACCGGAAGATCGATAACGCAACCGTCGCCATCACCACCACGAAGCCGGCCTCCTATTTTCCCTATATGGCGGTCTATCTCCTGTTCACCTCGCCGACATCGTTCGAGAAGGCGGGAAAGGATTGGGCCAAGGTCGCGACCTTGCCGGCGGCCGGCACCGGGCCGTTCCGGATCACCAAAGTGGTGCCACGACAGGAAGCCGATCTTGCGCGCTGGGACAAATATTGGGACCCAGCCAAGATGGCGAAAGTCGAAAACGTCATGCTGATGCCGATCCCCGAGGCGAATTCGCGATTGGCCGCGTTGCGCTCCGGCCAGGTCGACTGGATCGAGGTGCCGCCGCCCGACGGTATCGGCTCGCTGAAATCGGCGGGCTTCACCGTCACCACCGGCTCCTATCCGCATGTCTGGCCGTGGTTCTACAACATCGGCGCGGCCAACAGCCCGTTCAAGGATGTCAGAGTTCGCCAGGCGCTGAACTATTGCATCGATCGGGAAGGGCTGGTCGCGCTGCTCAACGGCACTGCAGAGCCTTCGGTCGGGTGGCTCAAGGCCAGCGATCCCGATTTCGGCGCGCCGGTCCATCGCTACAAGTTCGAGCCCGCCAAGGGCAAGGCGCTGCTCGCGGAAGCAGGCTACACGCCGGCGAAGCCGCTCTCGTTCAAGGCGATGATCTCGAATTCCGGCTCGGGGCAGATGCTGCCGTTGCCGATGAACGAGTTCCTGCAGCAGAATCTGAAGGAGTCCTGCGGCGTCAACGTCGAATTCGACGTGACCGAATGGCAGGTGCTGCTGACCGCGGCGCGCGCCACGCCAGACAGCCCGAACCTGCGCGGCGCCATGGTGCTCAATATCAGCTCGCCGTCGTCGGATGCCGGCGTCATGGCGCGCTACTTTCTGGCAGCCAATTTCTCGCCGAACGGCTTCAATTTCGAGCAGTGGAAGGACGACGAATTCGAAGACGCGCTGAAGACAATCTCGGAATCAACCGATTCGAAGGCGATCTCGACCGCCTATCGCAAGGCGCATGAGCGGCTCGTCGACAATCCCCCGTGGCTCTACATCGTCCACGATCTCAATCCCCGCGCGATGAGCCGGAAGGTCAAGGGTTTTGTTTCGCCGCAGTCGTGGTTCGTCGATCTGACGCTGGTGAGCGTGCAATAGGCGCGTGCGCTCAGCCGCCGCGACGCCGATCGCGCCACTGCCGGTAGGCGTCCTTCGGGATCGTCATGGCGGCGACACCGGCCATGACCAGGAAGCCTGCGGCGATCAGCGAGCGCGCTGAGATGAAGGTGATCGGCGGGATCGAGCCTAGGCCGATCTTGGTCAGCGGATAGGTCGAACTCCAGCAGCAAGCCAGCGCGAGCAGCAAGGCATAGTCGCGCCAGCCGCGACGGGGCTGGGGCGTGTCAGGTGGCAACGGCGCCTGTGTCCAGAGGCATCTTCCACTTCACCCGCTTGATGGTGCCTGAGAACGTGAACAACGACCGTTCGCCGGATTTCAGCACGCCGCGCAGGAAGATCAGCGAGCCGCCGGCGCGGGTGATTTCGCCCTCGCATTCGACCAGTTCGCCCTCGCGCGCGGCATCGAGAAACTCGCAGGCGAACGAGACCGTGACGCCGGGCCCCTCCAGTACGGAAGAGGCGATCGCAAACAGGCAGTAGTCGGCGAACGACATGAAGCAGCCGCCATGAACGTTGCGCTGGCCGTTGAGGTGCTTCTGCTCGACCCGGAACGCGCATTGGACGCGCCCGTTGTCGTCCATCCGGTGCCAGAACGGGCCGTTATGGGTCTCAAAGCTGTCGCGGGTCCAGGTCCGCCAGCCGGCAAATTCGCCCTCGGTCTCGACATGCAGGTCAGGGCGGCGTTGAAATGCATTTTTGGGGAGTTCGTTCACTAAAAATGGCCCTTCAGTTGAATGTTTCCGCCCTTAAATCCGATCCGGGAACGATGTGCAAACGCCGATCCCGCAAAGCTCCCCCCGCAAAGCTCTGGACAGGGCGGAAATGCGCCATAAAAGGCCTTTTCGCACCCCCTCGATCTTCCTATTAAGGCATCCATGAACGAGCCCCAGATCACCCCCGAACTCGTCGCCAGCCATGGCCTGAAGCCGGACGAGTATGAGCGCATTCTCAAGCTGATCGGGCGGGTGCCGACATTCACCGAGCTCGGGATTTTCTCGGCAATGTGGAACGAGCACTGCTCGTACAAGTCCTCGCGCATCCATCTGCGGGGCCTGCCGACCAAGGCGCCTTGGGTGATCCAGGGCCCGGGCGAGAACGCCGGCGTCATCGACATCGGCGACGGCCAGGCGGTGGTCTTCAAGATGGAGAGCCACAACCACCCGAGCTATATCGAGCCCTATCAGGGGGCGACCACGGGCGTCGGCGGCATTCTGCGCGACGTGTTCACGATGGGCGCGCGGCCGATTGCCTGCCTCAATGCGCTGAGCTTTGGTGCGCCGGAACACCCCAAGACGCGGCATCTGGTATCGGGCGTGGTCGCCGGCGTCGGCGGCTATGGCAACTCATTCGGCGTGCCGACGGTGGGCGGGCAGGTGCGTTTTCATACCCGCTACGACGGCAACATCCTGGTCAACGCGATGGCGGTTGGGCTGGCCGAGACTGACAAGATCTTCTATGCGGCCGCCTCCGGCGTGAACATGCCGATCGTCTATCTCGGCTCCAAGACCGGCCGCGACGGCATCCACGGCGCCTCGATGGCCTCAGCCGAGTTCGACGACGATTCCGCCGAGAAGCGGCCGACGGTGCAGGTCGGCGATCCCTTTGCGGAAAAGCTGCTGCTGGAAGCCTGCCTCGAAATCATGGAAAAAGGTTGCGTGATCGCGATCCAGGACATGGGCGCGGCGGGCCTCACATGCTCGGCGGTCGAGATGGGCGCCAAGGGCGATCTCGGCGTCGATCTCATCCTCGATCACGTGCCGACGCGCGAAACCGGCATGAGCGCCTATGAGATGATGCTCTCGGAAAGCCAGGAGCGCATGCTCATGGTGCTCAAGCCCGAGAAGGAGAAAGAGGCCGAGGCGATCTTCAAGAAGTGGGGCCTCGACTTTGCGGTGGTCGGTTACACCACGCCGAGCAAGCGCTTCGTGGTCAAGCATGGCGGCGACGTCATGGCCGATCTGCCGATCAAGGAATTGGGCGACGAGGCGCCGGTCTATGACCGCCCGCATGTCCCGTCCGCAGCGTTGCCGGTGGTGCAGGCGCGCGAGGTGAAGCCGCCGATCGGGATTTCCGCGGCGCTGGAGAAGCTGATCGCGACGCCCGAGCTGTGCTCGAAGCGCTGGGTGTGGGAGCAATATGACCACGTCATTCTCGGCAATACCGTGCAGCGTCCGGGCGGCGATGCCGCCGTAGTACGCGTGCAGGACGGGCCGAAGGGGCTCGCGCTCACCGTCGACGTGACGCCGCGCTATTGCGAGGCCGATCCGTTCGAAGGCGGCAAGCAGGCGGTGGCCGAAGCCTGGCGCAACATCACTGCGGTCGGCGGCCGTCCGCTCGCGATCACCGACAATCTGAATTTCGGCAATCCGGAACGCCCCGAAATCATGGGCCAGTTCGTCGGCTGCCTGAAGGGCATTTCCGAAGCCTGCAGCGCGCTCGATTTTCCGGTCGTCTCGGGCAACGTCTCGCTCTACAACGAGACCAACGGCCGCGGCATTCTGCCGACGCCCTCGATCGGCGGCGTCGGCCTGCTCGACGATTTCACCAAGTCGGCGACGCTGGCCTTCAAGGCGGGCGGTGAAGCCATTTTGCTGATCGGCGATACCCAAGGCTGGCTCGGGCAATCGGTGTACCTGCGCGATATCTGCGACCGCGAAGAGGGCGCGCCGCCGCCGGTCGATCTGTCAGCCGAAAAGCGCAATGGCGACGTGGTGCGCGGCATGATCCGCGCCGGCACCGCGACCGCGGTGCACGACGTTTCCGACGGCGGCCTGCTGATCGCGCTCGCCGAGATGGCGATTGCGAGCGGCATCGGCGCGCAGCTATTGGCAGCGCCAGCCTCGATCGTGCCGCACGCCTACTGGTTCGGCGAGGATCAGGCGCGCTACATCGTCACGGTGCCGGTGGCGGATGCCGGCCTGGTGCTGGCCAAGATGAAGGGCGCGGGCGTGCCCTGCGCGCGGATCGGCACCACGGGCGGCGATGCAATTGCGGTTGCCGGTGAAACACCGGTGTCGGTGGGTGCGCTGAAGTCGGCGTTCGAGCACTGGCTGCCGGCCTATATGAGCGGCAAGGCGTCGTGATTTCGTAGCCGTGATTTTGTAGCCCGGATGAAGCGAAGCGAAATCCGGGGCAGTATTGCCGTGAATCCCGGGTTGCGCTGCGCTCCACCCGGGCTACGAATTCAAAGCACTTTCGTCGCGCCCGGGATCTGCCGCAACGCCCGCGTCAAAGCCCAGCTCAACGCGACCGTCAGCACGAACCCGACCGTCGCCTTCACGATCGCCGGCAGGTCGTAATCGAACAGCCAGTATTGCAGCCACAGCGCGATCGGATAGTGCACCAGGAACATGCCATAGGCGTCCGCCTGCATCGGGTCGAGTAGCTTGGCGGAGCCTGATTGCCTGAACCTCTGGAAAAAGGCCAGGATCAGAAACATGATGGCCACGCTGAAGACCGTGAAGCAGATGGCATAGAGCGCTTCATACCAGTCCGGCAACGGCGACGGGTTG encodes:
- a CDS encoding tripartite tricarboxylate transporter substrate-binding protein; translated protein: MLITTAAHAQDYPKRPVTMIVPFAAGGTSDVIARVVAEEMTKSLGQPIVIENVAGAGGSTALARAARAEADGYTIAIGNAGTSAASYTIYPKLPFTPESFVPIAVVAKTFGIVALRKDFPAKNLQDFIAYAKKNPGKVNLGHAGVGSSNYLICKSFVQAAGIDATLVGYRGAAPALTDAIGGQIDGVCDSAASVSQAIDDKLVKGVVVGSTVRLATLPDLPTSAEAGLPDFEAQGWNGLFAPKGTPPAVIAKLNAAAKAAVENEAVKKRFHDLSTVAPDANEHASEMLGQLVTRDVEKYRKLLEEKK
- a CDS encoding ABC transporter substrate-binding protein, which codes for MPIRKASCTVKASCTAALLAALLSSHSATAETTLRIAMTASDIPTATGLPNNGFEGMRFLGYPIFEGLVLWDLTRTDRLATLRPGLAEKWEQDPGDNKTWIFHLRQGVKFHDGTDFNADAVIWNLDRYFNSESPQFEPPSSAISRSRVPVMGSYRKIDNATVAITTTKPASYFPYMAVYLLFTSPTSFEKAGKDWAKVATLPAAGTGPFRITKVVPRQEADLARWDKYWDPAKMAKVENVMLMPIPEANSRLAALRSGQVDWIEVPPPDGIGSLKSAGFTVTTGSYPHVWPWFYNIGAANSPFKDVRVRQALNYCIDREGLVALLNGTAEPSVGWLKASDPDFGAPVHRYKFEPAKGKALLAEAGYTPAKPLSFKAMISNSGSGQMLPLPMNEFLQQNLKESCGVNVEFDVTEWQVLLTAARATPDSPNLRGAMVLNISSPSSDAGVMARYFLAANFSPNGFNFEQWKDDEFEDALKTISESTDSKAISTAYRKAHERLVDNPPWLYIVHDLNPRAMSRKVKGFVSPQSWFVDLTLVSVQ
- a CDS encoding PaaI family thioesterase — protein: MNELPKNAFQRRPDLHVETEGEFAGWRTWTRDSFETHNGPFWHRMDDNGRVQCAFRVEQKHLNGQRNVHGGCFMSFADYCLFAIASSVLEGPGVTVSFACEFLDAAREGELVECEGEITRAGGSLIFLRGVLKSGERSLFTFSGTIKRVKWKMPLDTGAVAT
- the purL gene encoding phosphoribosylformylglycinamidine synthase subunit PurL, yielding MNEPQITPELVASHGLKPDEYERILKLIGRVPTFTELGIFSAMWNEHCSYKSSRIHLRGLPTKAPWVIQGPGENAGVIDIGDGQAVVFKMESHNHPSYIEPYQGATTGVGGILRDVFTMGARPIACLNALSFGAPEHPKTRHLVSGVVAGVGGYGNSFGVPTVGGQVRFHTRYDGNILVNAMAVGLAETDKIFYAAASGVNMPIVYLGSKTGRDGIHGASMASAEFDDDSAEKRPTVQVGDPFAEKLLLEACLEIMEKGCVIAIQDMGAAGLTCSAVEMGAKGDLGVDLILDHVPTRETGMSAYEMMLSESQERMLMVLKPEKEKEAEAIFKKWGLDFAVVGYTTPSKRFVVKHGGDVMADLPIKELGDEAPVYDRPHVPSAALPVVQAREVKPPIGISAALEKLIATPELCSKRWVWEQYDHVILGNTVQRPGGDAAVVRVQDGPKGLALTVDVTPRYCEADPFEGGKQAVAEAWRNITAVGGRPLAITDNLNFGNPERPEIMGQFVGCLKGISEACSALDFPVVSGNVSLYNETNGRGILPTPSIGGVGLLDDFTKSATLAFKAGGEAILLIGDTQGWLGQSVYLRDICDREEGAPPPVDLSAEKRNGDVVRGMIRAGTATAVHDVSDGGLLIALAEMAIASGIGAQLLAAPASIVPHAYWFGEDQARYIVTVPVADAGLVLAKMKGAGVPCARIGTTGGDAIAVAGETPVSVGALKSAFEHWLPAYMSGKAS